Sequence from the Synergistaceae bacterium genome:
ACCGCCCTCACGCACCGCGAAGCGAAGCCCGTCTTCCATCGCTATCGGCACGATCAGCTCAACCTCGAAGTTCGCGTTGTCTCCCGGCATTACCATTTCCACTCCCTCAGG
This genomic interval carries:
- the tuf gene encoding elongation factor Tu (EF-Tu; promotes GTP-dependent binding of aminoacyl-tRNA to the A-site of ribosomes during protein biosynthesis; when the tRNA anticodon matches the mRNA codon, GTP hydrolysis results; the inactive EF-Tu-GDP leaves the ribosome and release of GDP is promoted by elongation factor Ts; many prokaryotes have two copies of the gene encoding EF-Tu) — translated: PEGVEMVMPGDNANFEVELIVPIAMEDGLRFAVREGGHTVGAGVVTQILE